Proteins from a single region of Pangasianodon hypophthalmus isolate fPanHyp1 chromosome 7, fPanHyp1.pri, whole genome shotgun sequence:
- the LOC117597648 gene encoding uncharacterized protein LOC117597648 produces MKALNLKLSRDGDVKVSVLQSSVLDSVPAGASVTLQCSVLFESRAADLQVLWFRAAPPQSHHQIIYTHHNSSHQCESSSSTHTCVYSFSKNILSLSDTGTYYCAVAVCGKIIFGNGTRVQLKTPSLIQSVDPVVIFLAVALGVCVVVIFTHVVSYKGRNCDYCSVRSHQCSVVEKTLNQGRSAVEVNFSALHFKDRKLKPQDNVFSEVIYSSFP; encoded by the exons ATGAAAGCCCTGAACCTCAAGTTGTCAA GAGATGGAGATGTAAAAGTGTCAGTGTTGCAGAGCAGCGTGTTGGACTCGGTTCCTGCAGGAGCGTCAGTGACTCTGCAGTGCTCGGTTCTTTttgagagcagagcagcagatcTCCAAGTGCTCTGGTTCAGAGCTGCTCCACCACAATCCCATCAtcaaatcatttacactcatcacaacagcagccatcagtgtgagagcagctcttctacacacacctgtgtgtacagCTTCTCCAAGAACATCCTCAGCCTCAGTGATACTGGCACTTACTACTGCGCTGTGGCCGTGTGTGGGAAGATCATTTTTGGGAACGGGACACGAGTACAATTAAAAACACCTTCACTCA TACAATCTGTGGATCCTGTAGTGATCTTTCTCGCTGTAgctttgggagtgtgtgtggttgtgatcTTTACTCATGTCGTAAGCTATAAAGGGAGAAactgtgattactgcagtg TGAGATCTCATCAATGTTCTGTTGTAGAGAAAACACTGAATCAG GGCCGTTCTGCTGTTGAGGTCAATTTCTCTGCTTTACATTTCAAAGACAGGAAACTCAAACCTCAAGATAATGTGTTTTCAGAAGTGATATACTCCTCTTTTCCTTAG
- the LOC117597670 gene encoding uncharacterized protein LOC117597670, with the protein MTGFWILILIFSTMYTVQPGRRWVTAQSLTESPVYQPDKELSVDIGDSATLRCCISETTFIMIYLLKQPNRKKPQLIVKIFKTDGEAFYNGFQKSRFQIEKSSNCFNMTILNITQSDEAMYYCALTFPNPVFGDGTYLKIKGDNVTILSEKSKPAPCDNSVVCKPTLHGNSTNVNKQDKTVLGLGTALGFCALLIFCLTYFILRRRKLNTSIENSSGTRQVRESEAETLNYAALQFSKRKAKAEKRKTGSLDECVYSDVKKTVR; encoded by the exons atgactggtttctggattttaattttgatcTTCAGCACCATGT ATACAGTCCAACCTGGTAGACGCTGGGTTACTGCACAATCCCTCACAGAATCACCAGTTTATCAGCCTgataaagagctcagtgtggataTCGGAGACTCGGCTACTCTCCGGTGTTGTATTTCTGAAACaacatttatcatgatatatttgTTGAAGcaaccaaacagaaaaaaacctcagcTTATAGTTAAGATCTTTAAAACTGATGGAGAAGCATTTTATAATGGATTCCAAAAGTCTCGTTTTCAAATAGAAAAATCTTCAAACTGCTTCAATATgaccattttaaacatcactCAGTCTGATGAAGCCATGTACTACTGTGCACTGACATTCCCCAACCCTGTGTTTGGAGAtggaacttatttaaaaattaaag GTGATAATGTTACTATTTTATCAGAAAAATCTAAACCAGCTCCGTGTGATAATTCAGTGGTGTGTAAACCAACACTGCATGGAAACAGCACTAATGTgaacaaacaagacaaaacag TGCTCGGTTTGGGAACGGCTTTGGGCTTTTGTgcacttctgattttctgtctcacttatttcatactgaggagaagaaaat TAAACACTTCTATAGAAAATTCTTCAGGAACAAGGCAGGTACgt gaatctgaagctgagACACTGAATTATGCAGCTTTGCAATTCTCCAAGAGGAAAGCCAaagctgaaaaaaggaaaactggctcattagatgagtgtgtgtactccGATGTGAAGAAAACTGTAAGATAA